The Chlorocebus sabaeus isolate Y175 chromosome 28, mChlSab1.0.hap1, whole genome shotgun sequence genomic interval GAATGAGACACTCCTGGGACTGGGGAGAGGCGGTCTGCGTGTCCCTTCTGGACCCCTACTCCTAGTTTTTTATCCCAAAGACGCGCGGACAAAATGACCCCAGTCAGGTATCTGTACTCCCCAGTTGTCCCCACTGGTTTTTCTTGTGGTGGGGAGTTTTTGGTTTCCTATGTACCCCGAGTTGTAAAATTCGGGCGATCTTACACGATACCAAGTGCCATTGgcgttataatttttttttattcggATGGGCTTGTTAAGCCAGTGTCCGCGGATGATATGTTCACCCTCAAACCCACCACCATTATGGTAGTGATTAGagtgaaggccgggcgcagtggctcacgcctgtaattccagcactttgggaagcctaggcgggcgaatcacttgaggccaggagttccaagaTCAGTCTTGCCtccatagtgaaacactgtctctactagaaatacagaaaattaggcGTGgcgacacacgcctgtaatcccagctacttgggaggctgaggcaggggaatcgcttgaacccgggaggtggaggttgcagtgagccgagatcgtgtcactgcactccagcctggtgacagagaaggGTTTTAAATGAGCAGTTTCGGGCATGGGAGGTTTTCAGTTGTGGGAAGTATCAGTGCTTTATTTTACACTGAGGGGtaaaggagagaagggaatttGTGGACGGTGCAGCGGACCATTGGCGAATGGTACCAGTTCTGCCACTGATGTTCTTGGATGGAACACGTAGACCACCAAGTCTCAAACGTGTCCTAAGTAAAATAGATTATCTCAAGGTCTCTTCCAATTTTGGAATTCACGGATAGACTGAATTTAACATTCAGCTAGGCAAAACCTACTGCCCAATGTTCATTTCCAGTTGTGCCACCAACATGCAGAAAGTTAATTGCATTTTTGAGAGGCTAAGTGGTACCAAAGAAAAGATGGGGTTTGTTGTCCGGGTACGGTGGCtctcgcttgtaatcccagcactttgggaggccaaggcggttggatcacgaggtcaggagttcgagaccagcctggccaacatggtgaaatcctgtctctactaaaaaaaaaaattagctgggcgtggtggtgggagcctgtaatcccagctactcaggaggccgaggcaggagaatcacttgcacccagaaggcagaggttgcagtgagccaagattgtgccactgcgctggagcctgggcgacagaccaagactctgtctcaaaaaggagaagaaaaaatgggGTTCGTTTAGTAAAGTCAGGCAGTATCTTTAAATCCACTAAGCTCACATGAATGGTGAAATATTGCAGTAtactaaaagcaaacaaacaaatgagggTGTTTTCTCAATCCCGTGTGTTGTAGAAATCTCATTCTCTCTTCAGAATAATTCATGGATCTATGTAACATGAACATGTTTCAGTATTCATAATACTAATTATACagcttaatttcttatttttaagaaataaatacaagttctaatttttttccctATGCCCCAGTGGATCATACTATATACCCTACTTTGGTGATCATTTTTAAGAGTGACCagatcagccaggcacagtgactcatgcccctgtaatcccagcactttgggaggttgaggcgggtggatcatctgaggtcaggagttcaagaccagtcctgaccaacatggagaaaccccatctctactaaaaatacaaaattagacaggtgtggtggcacatggcctgtaattccagctatttgggaggcagaggcaggagaatcacttgaacctgggaggcggaggttgccgtgagccgagatcacgtcattgcactccagcctgggcaacaagagcgacactccatctcaaaaaaaaaaaaaaaaaaagaatgaccagATCACTTTTTAGAGTTGGCAATGTAGCAGCACATTTAGGACACTGGCTTCAGACTTGGATTTGAGTGCTGGTTCTGTACTTACTGTGGGTTGTTAGACACATTTAATctttctgaagttttatttttcatctataaTATAAGAATAGTAATTATGTGAACCTCATTAGGTTTCCCTGGGTATTAAATGAGTGGTGTATGTAGTATACCGAATCTCCCTGACACACAGCCAACATGAATGGCAGTTGCTCATCATTTACTATGTCACACCACTAGATTTAGTGAATTGTTTTGTATGAGTTGTTAGCAGCCCAGCAATACCATGTTGCTTTTTAATACTGCTGTTACGTTTTTCTACCTTGCAGGATAGCAAAACCTGATCTCATAAAACCTAGGTCACAAAGGACAGCCCTACAAAACAGACGCTATTTGGATCAAGTGAGCCAGTTCCTGGAACCTGAATAATGACTCCTGAATCAAGGGATACTACAGATTTGTCTCTACGGGGTACCCAGGAGATGGAAGGCATCGTGATAGTaaaggtggaggaggaagatgaagaagaccattttcaaaagcaaagaaacaaagtaGAGTCGTCGCCACAAGTTCTCAGTCGCTCTACAACTATGAATGAGAGAGCCTTATTATCATCATATTTAGTTGCATATAGAGTGGCAAAAGAGAAAATGGCTCACACAGCGGCTGAAAAAATTATCCTTCCAGCATGTATGGACATGGTACGGACAATTTTTGATGACAAATCAGCTGATAAACTAAGAACTATACCTCTTAGTGATAATACAATATCTCGTCGAATCTGTACGATTGCAAAACATTTGGAAGCAATGCTTATTACACGGCTGCAGTCTGGTATAGACTTTGCAATCCAACTTGATGAGAGCACTGATATTGCAAGTTGTCCCACACTCTTGGTCTATGTCAGATATGTGTGGCAAGATGATTTCGTAGAGGATCTCTTatgttgtttaaatttaaattcacaTATAACTGGATTAGATTTATTTACTGAATTAGAAAACTGCATTGTTGGTCAGTATAAATTAAACTGGAAACATTGTAAAGGAATTTCAAGTGATGGAGCAGCCAATATGACCGGAAAACACAGCAGACTTACTGAAAAATTGTTAGAAGCAACCCACAACAATGCTCTTTGGAATCACTGTTTTATTCATCGAGAAGCTTTGGTATCCAAAGAAATTTCACCAAGTCTAATGGATGTATTGAAAAAGGCAGtgaaaattgttaattttattaaaggaAGCTCACTGAATAGCCGACTTCTCGAAATATTTTGTTCAGAGATTGGAGTTAACCATACCCACTTATTGTTTCATACAGAAGTTCGTTGGCTTTCTCAAGGAAAGGTATTGAGCAGAGTATATGAACTCAGGAAtgagatttacatttttctcattgaaaAGCAATctcatttggcaaatatttttgaaGACGACATTTGGGTAACCAAATTGGCATATTTAAGTGATATTTTTGGCATTCTTAATGAATTCAACCTGAAAATACAGGGGAAAAACAATGATATATTTCAGTATCTTGAACATATTCTAGGATTCCAAAAGACATTATTATTTTGGCAAGCAAGACTTAAAAGTAACCGCCCTAGCTACTATATGTTTCCAACATTATTGCAACACATCGAAGAGAACATTATTAACGAAGACtgcttaaaagaaataaaattagagatattGTTGCATCTCACTTCTTTGTCTCAAACTTTTAATTATTACTTTCCAGAAGAGAAATTTGAatcattaaaggaaaatatttggatGAAAGATCCATTTGCTTTTCAAAACCCAGCATCAATAATTAAGTTAAACTTGGAGCCTGAAGAAGGGAATGAATTATTGCAGCTCAGTTCATCATTCACACTAAAGAATTATTATAAGACATTAAGTTTATCAGCATTTTGGATTAAGATTAAAGATGAATTTCCACTGCTAAGTAGGAAGAGTATATCGCTGTTACTACCATTCACAACTACTTACTTGTGTGAACTAGGATTTTCAATCTTGACAcgattaaaaacaaagaagagaaacaggCTCAACAGTGCACCGGACATGCGGGTAGCATTATCTTCATGTGTTCCTGACTGGAAGGAACTTATGAACAGACAAGCACACCCATcacattaaataaaatctttacaaAATTCTGTgtttagtcgggtgtggtggcttacgcctgtaatcccagcactgggagaccgaggtgggcagaccacatgagatcgggagttcgagacaagcctggccaacatggtgaaaccccatctctactaaaaatacaaaacttagcgaggcatggtggtacatggctGCAGTCCCTCTTACCTGGgtgcctaaggcaggagaatctcttaaaccagagattgcagtgagctgagataatcccactgcattccagcctgggcaacagagtgagactccatctcaaaaacaaaacaaaaaaaaaattgtacttttaaagggattttgcagtatattgtatttaaatgttaataaaattatatttgcgattaggtttttatttttctacatagtATGTTTGATGAAACTCATTTCAGTTacatgaatgtgtgtatgtgtagaagatgattatataaaatatatgtcctTCTGTGAATTACTGTcaagaattttgaaaactaagaggccagcacagtggctcacacctgtaatcccagcactttgggaggccaaggtgggtggattgcttgtgcccaggagttttgagacccgcctgggcaacacattcaaatcccatctctacaaaaaatacaaaaatttagccaggcttggtggtgcgcaCCTTTGGtaccagcttcttgggaggctgaggtgggaggatcatgagcccagcaggtcgaggccacagtgagctgtgatcgtgccactgccctctagcctgagcaacagagtgagaccctgtcttgaaaaaaagtttttttaagtactgctttgcttttttttttgagacagggtttcactcttattgcccaagctggagtgcagtggcgcaatctcggctcactgcaacctccacctcctgggttcaagtgattctcctgcctcagcctcccgagtagttgggatgacaggcatgcgccaccatgcccaggtaactttttttgtatttttggtagaaacagggtttcaccatgttagccaggctagtctcaaactcctgacctcaggtgatcagcccgcctcggcctcccaaagtgctggggttacaggggtgagccaccgggCTGGTGTAAATAGTgcttttaacactttttttttttttttttttttttttgagacggagtttcactcttgttgcccaggctggagtgcaatggcgtgatctcagctcacagcaacctccgcttcctcagctcaagtgattctcctgcctcagcctcccaagtagctaggattacaggcatgcaccaccatgcccggctaattttgtatttttttagtagagacagggtttctccatgttggtcaggctggtctcgaactcccaacctcaggtgatccgcccgcctcggcctcccaaagtgctgggattacaggcatgagccaccatgcccggcttaacACTTATTTTTATACCCAAATCTGTTCCCCTGTCCACCGCCATCGGCTTGCTTCCTCTTTTCCATCAGAACCTTGTTGACATTCAGTTACTCCCTGTCTATGTGCTTGTCTTTTTTTGTCCTAATTCCAGGAAGtgagtacctttttttttttttttttttgtggacagaattttgctcttgttgcccaggatggagtgctacttttttgtatttttagtagagacagggtttcaccattttggtcaggctggtctctaactcctgacctcaggtgatccacctcggcctcccaaagtgctgagattacaggcatgagccaccgcgcaccaCCGGAAGTGAGTCTTAATGCCAGTCTTGGTTTAACGCCATGCTGGGTTTTTTTAGATGGGTAAGTGTTACAATTTAGCTAATGAGACGTTTAGGCCATCTATTGGGATATTTCTTGACTTTCCCTGTTCTCAAAAAGGACacaagaggccaggtgcggtggctgccacctgtaatcccagcactttgggagaccaaggcggtggattacttgaggtcaggagctacaaaaattaactgggtgtggtagtgggtgcctgtaatctcagctactcaggaggctgaggcaggagaatcacttgaacctgagaggcagaagttgcagtgagccaagattttgccactgcgctccagcctgggcagcagaatgagactccatctcaaaaacaaaaacaaaggccaggcacagtgtctcacacccataatcccagcgcattgggaggccgaggcaggcagatcgtgaggtcaagagattgagatcatcctagctaacatggtgaaaccccatctctactaaaaatgcaaaaaaattagccaggtgtggtggcgcatgcctataatctcaactacttgggaga includes:
- the FAM200A gene encoding protein FAM200A, encoding MTPESRDTTDLSLRGTQEMEGIVIVKVEEEDEEDHFQKQRNKVESSPQVLSRSTTMNERALLSSYLVAYRVAKEKMAHTAAEKIILPACMDMVRTIFDDKSADKLRTIPLSDNTISRRICTIAKHLEAMLITRLQSGIDFAIQLDESTDIASCPTLLVYVRYVWQDDFVEDLLCCLNLNSHITGLDLFTELENCIVGQYKLNWKHCKGISSDGAANMTGKHSRLTEKLLEATHNNALWNHCFIHREALVSKEISPSLMDVLKKAVKIVNFIKGSSLNSRLLEIFCSEIGVNHTHLLFHTEVRWLSQGKVLSRVYELRNEIYIFLIEKQSHLANIFEDDIWVTKLAYLSDIFGILNEFNLKIQGKNNDIFQYLEHILGFQKTLLFWQARLKSNRPSYYMFPTLLQHIEENIINEDCLKEIKLEILLHLTSLSQTFNYYFPEEKFESLKENIWMKDPFAFQNPASIIKLNLEPEEGNELLQLSSSFTLKNYYKTLSLSAFWIKIKDEFPLLSRKSISLLLPFTTTYLCELGFSILTRLKTKKRNRLNSAPDMRVALSSCVPDWKELMNRQAHPSH